A single window of Nicotiana sylvestris chromosome 5, ASM39365v2, whole genome shotgun sequence DNA harbors:
- the LOC138868117 gene encoding uncharacterized protein has protein sequence MQSSQVKYIFSDPSFLSNPIQKTIDFPNYSYPFPKHAVLSHFHFNLQKPIASARKKRRHSGFVRSTKIMLESAYFIASKLNILPEPFDSIIREFGGGNGGGFRFWRGHGFDGWRRRKKINWGFWVLLVIIGVGLWLILAKELEIDVFLGILGLTLFGFSVNVWKRGVSDWALGFCCCAALLGFLLREDLLKRVGFFGTVKIARRRKR, from the coding sequence ATGCAGAGCAGTCAAGTCAAGTATATTTTCTCAGACCCTTCATTCCTCTCAAATCCAATTCAAAAGACCATTGATTTTCCGAACTATTCGTATCCATTTCCCAAACATGCCGTGCTTTCCCATTTCCATTTCAATTTGCAGAAACCAATTGCGTCAGCGAGGAAAAAGAGAAGGCACTCCGGATTCGTCAGATCAACCAAAATCATGCTAGAATCAGCCTATTTCATTGCGTCAAAGCTCAATATCTTGCCAGAGCCATTCGATTCAATTATACGAGAATTTGGAGGTGGAAATGGAGGTGGTTTTAGGTTTTGGAGAGGTCATGGATTTGATGGgtggagaagaagaaagaagataaattggggattttgggTCTTATTAGTAATCATTGGTGTGGGATTGTGGTTGATTTTGGCCAAGGAATTGGAAATTGATGTGTTTTTGGGGATTTTGGGTTTAACCCTTTTTGGGTTTTCAGTTAATGTGTGGAAAAGAGGGGTTTCGGATTGGGCATTAGGGTTCTGTTGTTGTGCGGCATTGTTAGGTTTTTTGTTGAGAGAAGATTTGCTGAAACGGGTCGGGTTTTTTGGTACTGTGAAGATTGCCAGAAGAAGGAAAAGGTGA